A stretch of the Medicago truncatula cultivar Jemalong A17 chromosome 5, MtrunA17r5.0-ANR, whole genome shotgun sequence genome encodes the following:
- the LOC120580707 gene encoding uncharacterized protein — MDWKAIDPTSLEYIMTPALIGNPGFHYVCFVVNLKSQKFQFRNSLKGETLNMKNGEAIVYKKMFDVWLKEVEAFVTELYKKRKITMPFQFSTFKWETPKMPNQCDKDSCGVFCMKFLAEWDGGNTEIEYFKDWSKTRKHGKNGRVAKSMDLRIGICSTILSDSSNSKRNYVEKATTSYYEELLQKLTPD; from the exons ATGGATTGGAAGGCTATTGACCCTACAAGTCTAGAATAT ATCATGACGCCAGCACTAATTGGGAATCCGGGTTTTCATTATGTATGCTTCGTTGTGAATCTCAAGAGCCAAAAATTTCAATTCCGGAACAGCTTGAAAGGAGAGACATTGAACATGAAGAATGGCGAAGCGATTGTGTACAAGAAGATGTTTGATGTATGGCTGAAGGAGGTGGAAGCATTTGTGACAGAATtgtataagaaaagaaaaatcacaatGCCTTTCCAGTTTAGCACATTTAAGTGGGAAACACCAAAGATGCCTAATCAATGTGATAAAGACAGTTGTGGAGTCTTTTGCATGAAGTTTCTTGCTGAATGGGATGGTGGCAATACCGAAATAGAATATTTCAAAGATTGGTCCAAAACGAGAAAGCATGGGAAGAATGGCAGGGTTGCAAAAAGTATGGATTTGAGAATTGGAATTTGTTCAACAATATTGAGCGACTCAAGCAATAGCAAAAGAAACTATGTGGAGAAGGCAACAACTTCATACTATGAAGAATTGCTTCAAAAGCTAACACCGGATTag